From Pseudobdellovibrionaceae bacterium, a single genomic window includes:
- a CDS encoding energy transducer TonB, translating to MLDASFKTSSSSTGYIGFSFLLHSGLIFMLATASNWRDIPPPGTTEWTEISVISDEPPPLGNTPVPVLTDLPPTDPATAQIEKEMAPTPETPTKDDSAVVIAKKETKAKEPAPKKEVAKASPPPPPKLPEKEVKEEAPPAETQEESPVVAAVPVETPPPSNQESLADSEAYQEFQKDQLDDANSLDNTPEGDPFADVNKEVDNLENQEALLAAASDPNLSEDSESSEEELPKTTEEAKTEASALANNKTEKTQAPSELPAKKDSVTTQNTAVGGRLGLPEGTRLNTDLRQHPGNVPPVYPALARQSGWEGTVALTYDVSPEGQVRNLKVARSSGYQVLDREAIRAISRYRYLPGQQGQTFHPVTFRLTGPAQASPSRLRTSGASIR from the coding sequence ATGCTTGACGCTTCTTTTAAAACATCATCCAGCTCCACGGGCTACATTGGCTTTTCTTTCCTCTTGCACAGTGGATTGATCTTCATGCTGGCCACGGCGTCTAACTGGCGCGACATCCCTCCCCCCGGCACCACCGAGTGGACGGAGATCTCGGTTATATCCGACGAGCCCCCTCCCCTGGGTAATACCCCTGTTCCTGTACTGACTGACTTGCCTCCAACGGATCCGGCCACCGCTCAGATTGAAAAGGAAATGGCTCCCACCCCGGAAACTCCGACCAAGGACGATTCGGCCGTGGTCATTGCGAAAAAAGAAACCAAGGCCAAAGAACCCGCACCTAAAAAAGAGGTGGCAAAAGCTTCTCCTCCCCCTCCGCCAAAATTGCCGGAGAAAGAGGTTAAAGAAGAGGCTCCGCCTGCTGAGACCCAAGAGGAATCTCCCGTCGTGGCCGCAGTTCCCGTCGAGACGCCTCCGCCGTCTAATCAGGAAAGCCTGGCCGACAGCGAGGCCTACCAGGAGTTTCAAAAGGATCAGCTTGATGATGCCAATAGCCTCGACAACACTCCCGAGGGCGATCCCTTTGCCGATGTGAACAAAGAAGTGGACAACCTGGAAAACCAGGAAGCCCTATTGGCTGCGGCGAGCGATCCCAACCTGAGTGAAGACAGTGAGTCTTCTGAGGAAGAATTGCCAAAAACAACTGAAGAAGCCAAAACAGAGGCTTCGGCCCTGGCCAATAATAAAACTGAAAAGACCCAAGCTCCTTCGGAGTTGCCCGCTAAAAAGGATTCGGTGACCACGCAAAATACCGCCGTGGGCGGCCGATTGGGCCTTCCCGAAGGAACTCGTTTGAACACGGATCTCCGCCAACACCCAGGCAATGTTCCCCCGGTTTATCCCGCTCTTGCTCGCCAAAGTGGTTGGGAAGGAACGGTTGCTCTGACTTATGATGTGAGTCCCGAGGGTCAGGTTCGAAACTTAAAAGTCGCTCGCTCTTCGGGTTATCAAGTCCTCGACCGCGAAGCCATTCGCGCCATCAGCCGCTATCGCTATTTGCCCGGCCAACAGGGTCAGACCTTTCATCCAGTCACCTTCCGCCTGACTGGCCCGGCTCAAGCCAGTCCCTCGCGGCTCAGAACTTCCGGCGCCTCGATCCGCTAA